The nucleotide window AACCGCCCTGTTGACGGCCAGGGCTCCCAGCTCCCATCTGCCCGGCGGGGCCGAAACCAATGATGATCTGCATCCCATATATTTTTATACGCCTGCGATCGGTCGAGGTATTTATGGCTGGCATCATCCTTACCCAGTCCCTTTGCTATTTGCGACAGGCACCAGTCTGCAAAAGCATACTCCAGTGTTTTGGCGATACTTCCCGGGTCGTATCCCAATTTTCCATTGCCAAATTTTTCTACGGTATTGATGGCATAATCATAAGCTTTTTGTACATCATAATTTCTTATGCCTTTAACATATGCATCCGCCAAAACCACGACCGCCGGGTTGCCGAGCATGCAGCCGCTATATGCATTCAGCAACTCCCATCGCTCCAGGTAATTGCTGTCCGACTCCGCGGCCAATGTTACCAGTGAATTTACCAGATCGTTGACCAGTGGTGGGTTAATGATCGTTTGCAAAGGAACCTGGCTGCGAAAAACATCCCAACCACTAAATATGCTACGTTTCCGAAACCTGCCTGACCGGTGTATTTTTCCATCACCTCCGGTGTATCTGCCATCAACATCGGCAACAATACGGGGATCAATCATTGTATGATATAAAGAAGTATAAAAAACAACTTTCTGGTCTTCGGTAGCCCCGTTTACAGAGATCACATTTAATGCGTTATTCCAAAGCTGCACCGCATTTCGATGCACCTGCCCAAAATTCCAGCCAGGCATTTCGGTTTCAAGATTCTTCTTTGCTCCTTCTATACCAACAAAAGATATCCCTGTTTTTAGTACCACCTGTTCCTGCTCTCTGGCATCAAACTCAGTAAAAAATCCCAGGTGGCGGCCTTTCTTTTCACCGATATTTTTCTCAACCCTGGCATCAGCGATCCATTTCTGGTAATAATCACTTTCTACAGCTTCTCTTTTACGGCTGGCGGTGTCTGGAATATCAGCAGACCATACACCAAAGTTTGTTATGGGCTTACTGAACTGTGCATAGAAATATACCGTATAACTGGCCTTCCCATCCCCGTTACCCCAACCACCGCCGTCGGGAGTACATTGCATCCAACCTTCAACGGTATTATTGTTCACCACCTTCAGGTACTGAAGTGTTGAAGTTCCGCCTACCCGTCTCGCCAGGTCAACCTGTATTCTCGACTGACCTGCAGGAAAAGTAAATCTCAACATGCCACTGTGAGGTGCCGCGGTCATCTCGGCTTTGATATTATGATCTGTTAAATGGACAGCATAATATCCTGCCGAAGCTACTTCACTGGTTTTATCGTAAGCCGACCGGTATCCTTTTCCGGGTTTATCTGACAATTTACCAGATGACGTTTTTAAAGGCCCGGATGACGGCATCACCAAAAAATTCCCCAGATCTCCAAACCAGCCCACCCCGCTCATTTGAGTCATGGCGAAACCTTCTATACTTTCATGCTCGTAACTGTAGCCGGATCCGTTATCACCCCCGGTTATCGTATTAGGGCTTACCTGTACCATCCCGAACGGTGTTGTTGCTCCGGGGAAGGTTTTGCCTAATCCGTGGTAAACACCGGCCTTACCGGTGCTGGTGCTGGCTCCTATAAAGGGATTAACATAAGACGCCGGCAACCGGTTTTGCGCAGTGGAACCGAGTGTTGTCAACATAGCTAACACGCCCGCTTTCACTTTTAATGCTATTTTCATTTCACTTCGCTTATGTAAAAACTATGTTTTCGGGGTTTGTTGATACGGTATATTTGTTCCACCAGCACGTCCATTTGCCGCTGCCATCCCTGCCGTACTTCGGGATAGCGTGCTTTAAGGTAATTGTCTAAATTACCTCTTACAAAACCCTCGTTGATATGCCTGTAAATGGTATCTACCGTTGCCAGATCACCTTTCATTAACAGGCCTTTGTCCATCAAAAAATCATATTCCATCCAGGCATAATCTCTGAATCTTCTTTCTATCTGCCATCGCTCTTCATTCAGCCTTTTTATGGCCATCGCCTGCTCATACTGGGGCGTACGGCGTATTTCGGCCATATTAATGCCGGCATTAAGCTGCGCCCCGCTCCATTCCCCTATTTTATAATTATCAATTTTAACCATATAGCGGCTGCCATTAAGTCCCTTAACACGTAGTATTTCCTCGTTCATCTCTTTATTGAAGGGGATAACGTTTAACGCATCTGCTTCGCGCCGCTGCATGGCACCCCATTCGCCTGTTGACATGGTATCTACGGGAAATGGCAGCGATCGGGCCAGATAGTCGAACTGTACGACGCCAGGCTTCGAACGAATATTGGATATCACACAGTTCACCTGCTTTTCTACGCGGGACGCTGCCGCATTTACGGTAAAGTCAGCCACTTTTGTATGAGCCAATCCCTGTGCCTTTAAAAACAGATAGGCCATAACCAGGTGGCCATCCACCCCTGGATGTATCCTGTCGTTGCCAATCAGGGTGTAGGTTGAGTCTTTAGCCTGTTCGCGTAAGTTTATCGCTGTCATCGGACGCGTAAAATCAACAAACCCCCAACCACTTTTTTTAGCTGCCGCTTCCTGGAACAACGCTACTTTAAGCATGGCATTAGCTTTACCAGGAAACATATTGTTTTTGCCAAATTTGCTGGTTTCATCATAAGGTGAGCCGGCAACAATGATCTTTTTTACTTCAGGATGTTTATTAAAAGATGCTTCCATTTGTTGCAAAGCTTTATACGATCGTTCCAGCTTTTCTTTGGTTTTTTGAGCACTGTCTGATTGCAGAAACTCGAAATACCCGGTATCATTCATGCCAAATGTAACGGCAATTACCGAAGGCTTTTTAGCATACACGTCTGTCTCAAGGCGTTTGTACATCTGCTCTGCTATTTCGCCTCCAATACCGGCATTCACAATAGTAATGGGCATATCGGGAAAACGTGTCATATAGTATAGCCAGATATTGGCATGATAACGGCCTCCATGTGTAATACTGTTGCCTACAAAAACAACTCTTTCACCTTTTTTAAACAGCGATACTTCCTGGCTCTTAACATTAAAAGACACCAGTATGGCCCAACACAGCAATAAATAGCTAATAATCTTCATGAAAATACTTTGAATAAATAATTTTTTGTTCGAAACAATGCTGCTCCCGCCGCTTATCCCGGCAGTTGATATATCGTAATTCCTTTAATTTAAAGCGTCGGAAGTAAATGATGAAGCTGGTAGTCCTTTATCATTAAACAAGGTAGCCACAGATGTTGCATAAAATGCATACCTGACGCCAACCGGCTTCATTGTCTCATCAGCCCTTATTATCACTTTGTCGCCGTCAATCAAAGCTTTGGCGGGTTTCCAAACACCATCCGCGCCCCGTACTTCAAACCCCTGCAATCCTTTATCACCTGCCTTTAAACCACCATATGTATGAGTGAAGGAGATCACTATTTTATTGCCTCTTTTTTCAAAATTCCTGTACAATGGTCCCGAATAGGAAAGACTTGCCTTGTTATAGGTATTATTTAATGCCCAAAGTGCCAGTCGCTTTCCCACATCCTGTTTATTGGCAGGGTGAATATTATTGTTATTACCGATATCCAGCGTAACTGCCATACCGGTATTAGCAGCCAGCGACAGGCTTCGGCGTTGGGCGTCGCGCAATTGCGCCGCATCTACCTGATCACCCCCATATTTAAATGGCGCAATCTGAACAAAATAAAATGGGAATGTTCCCTGTCCCCATTGCTTCCGCCAATCGTTTATCATCAGCGGAAAGAGGCGGGTATACTGCCTGGCCCTTCCCACATTGGATTCACCCTGGTACCATATAGCTCCCTTTATAGCAAACGGAACCAGAGGTGCGATCATTGAATTATATAAAACCGAAGGCTGGTTGGGCCAGGTATTAAAAAGAGGTTGGGGTTTAGTAGCCACCAGCTTAAAATACCATTCGCCGCTCAAGGGGATTCCAACGTCCCTTTTCCCAGCAGCAGGATATAATATCATTTGAGATGCAGTACCGTATATACCGCCTGTACCGCCATCGTCTATTACCTTAACTGCGATAATATTTTCGCCAGCCCGCACCCATTTGCCGGGAATGGTATAATGTCTTTCAACCGCCCAGGTAAAACCCTGCATGGTACTATCCAGCTCCTGCCCGTTAAAATAGGTTATGTCGCGGTCATCAATCGGACCCAGGTTTAATTTCAGATCCTTGCCCACCCAACTCTCTGGAATATTCACCACTTTTTTAAACCACACAATACCATCTACGTCCGGCAGACCTGCGTTTTCCCAAACGCCAGGCAACTGCATTGTCTTCCAATCGTTCATAAGGTTGTTCGAATATGCTTTTCCCCTATCGGTCAGTACCCTCGTCCAGGTAAGGTTTTGAATACTGTCGGCCACGCGGATGGCAGCCCTATTTCTGTTTACTGAGTCAATCTTGTCAAGTTCTTTGTCGAAATCCTTCATCATTCTGAGCGAAGTTTCACTAGTCCATGCTTCTGCAATCGTGCCTCCCCAGCTGGTATGTATCAGCCCTACAGGAATTTTTAATGTATTGTATAATTCACGGCCAAAAAAATAAGCCGTCGCACTAAAAGCTCCTACAGTAGCGGGCGAACAGGTGGCCCAGTTGCCGCTCAGATCGCTTTTGGGTGCAAATGCTATTTCTTTTTCTACAGTAAACATTCTTATAGACGGATGCTTTGCGGCAGCTATTTCTGCTGCCGAATTGAGGATAGGATCGGTAGACCATCCCGAAACAGGCATCTCCATATTCGATTGCCCTGAACATATCCATACTTCACCAACCAATACATCACGTAAAACCATCCTTTCTTTGCTCTCTATACTTATTGTATAAGGTCCGCCTGCGACAGGAGTTGCCAGCTTTATCATCCACCTACCCCTATTATCGGCTACGGTATGCATTTTTTTACCGGACCAGCTTGCGGTTAGGGTTACATTTTGCCCCGGGGTAGTCCATCCCCAAATGGGTGCGTCAGCTTTTTGCTGCAATACCATACTGTCAGCAAAAACAGCTGGTAATTTCAGCTGTGCCCATGAGTTCGATATAAGGCAGTTCGCCACAGTTACAAATGCGAATATTTTTTTTATCTGTCTACCTGTCATAACATGTACGATTTAGAAGGGAAGTATAATGTAGCGTTTACCTTCATCTTTTTAGTTTAATGAGCCTGCGTTAAGCGCCTTTCGCAACTATCCGGTCGACACTAAAGGATATACAAAGTATAGACACGCAACCGGGCTGCTACCGCTACTGCTATTGTTAAAATCTTATCCTCTTATAGAGGTATATGGCAATTTAATGTACTTATCAGTTCCGTTACGAAAATAATACTATGCAGTTTGATTCCCATGTGTTCCGTTCATTAAAGAAAAAATATTGTTGCCTGAAAGGCATTAGTCGCGTTGCCGGTATTTTGGCGTTTCTATGTAATATCCGCATATCCGGAACCAGTGCTGGAAAGGAGCTTTTGGAAGACAGAACACATTCTACATGGGCGGCCTGTAAAATAATGAAACCAATAGTAGAAAAAGCTATTAAAAGGACATTGAATCATAAGCAATAATGTTGACCATGAAACTAAAATTTGTATTCGTTCTACTTTTTCTTGCAGGCACCATTACAACAAGAGCCAATGTAAAACTTCCAGCCTTATTTCAGAACCATATGGTTTTACAACGGGACAAGCCCTGCACGATATGGGGTACTGCTGCAAACGAAGAAAAAATAACTGTCACCTTTAATAATGCTGTCTTTAGCACTACCGCCAGAAACGGTCAATGGAAAATCATCCTTCCCCGGCAACCTGCGGGCGGCCCGTACACGATCATCATAAAAGGCAATAATCTCATTAAGTTATCCGACGTCCTCTTCGGCGATGTCTGGATTTGCGGGGGACAGAGCAATATGCAGTTTAGTGTAAAAGAATCAAAACCTCAACCTGATACTGCAAGTTTCAACAACAATCTGATCCGGCTATTTACGGTAGGCATTGGGGCTGACTTTGTTCCGCAACAAGATGTTAAAAACGGAGCCTGGAAAATTGCAACTGTTAAAGAAGTGAATAGCTTTACGGCAGCCGGGTTTTTCTTTGGTAGTTATCTGCAGCAACATTTGAAAGTACCTATTGGACTGATCAGTTCCAATCTTGGCGCAACAGCCATTGAAGAGTGGATGAGCAATGATGCCATCAAGGCGTTTCCCCAATTTCGACCTTTTTACAATAGCTATATACTACCAGGTAAAAGCATGAAGGAAATGACTGATGATTTTGAAAAGATAAAACACTCCTGGAAGAAAAATTTCTATTTAAAAGATGATCCGGGTTTGAAAGAAAAATGGTATTTGCCGGAAACCGATACTGAGAATTGGAAAACCATGAATCAGCCATCGCATTGGGAAGATAATGACCTGAAAGACTACGATGGCTCAGTATGGTTCAGGAAAACATACGACTCTTTACCCAGAGATTTTATGGGGAACACCAGCATTAGCCTGGGGCAGGTAGACGACTATAACACCTGTTGGGTCAACGGCGTACAGATTGGGGAAGGTTTTGGCAACATGAATATGTATACCTACAAAATACCCGATAGTATTCTGAGGCCCCAAAAAAATGTAGTTGTGGTTCGTGTGTTCGACGCCGGGGGAAAAGGCGGCATGTATAATATGTTTTGGAATCCCTTTCTTGCGGGCTCCTGGAAATACAAAAGAGGCGTGAAAATTGACGCATCTATTTTCCAAAAGCCGCTGGTGGCTAATTCCTATATTTTTGGAACACCCACCATTTTATACAACGCCAACATCGCGCCATTAACGTCGTTCAGTGTTACAGGCTTTATCTGGTACCAGGGAGAAGCCAATACGGGCAGGGCTGCAGAATATAAGCAATTATTGCCCGCGATGATCACTGACTGGCGTAAACAATTTAACCAGGGAGCGTTACCCTTTCTACTGGTACAGTTACCTAATTTTGGGAAAGAGCCGCCAATACCCGAAGACAATGACTGGGCAGAACTTCGCGAGGCGCAGGCTTCGGCATTGCGTCTACCCAAAACAGCAATGGCTGTTACGATTGATATTGGTGAGGCAGACAATTTACATCCACACAATAAATTAGAGGTAGGAAACCGGCTGGCAATGGCCGCAATGGATATAGCCTACCGTATAGACAGCAATGGAACTAGTGCCTGCTATAAAAGTATGCAGGTAAAAGGAGACAGCATTATTATCGAGTTGGATAAAAATATTGAGTGTAGAGATAAATACGGATATATAAGAGGCTTTGCAATGGCAGGCGCTGATAACGTCTTTTACTGGGCAAAGGCTTCTGTTGTTGGTCCCCGATCGATTATTGTTTATAATCCTTTGATAAAGTCGCCGCTAAACGTAAGATACCTGTGGAGCGGCGAGCCAGGCATCATTGATTTATATAGTAAGGGAGGACTACCTGTGGCGCCGTTCAGAACGGACAGCCTCCCTCTAAAAACGGAATACAACTTCTACGAGTTTCTGCCATAGTATTTTTTGTTACTCCTGAAAATAGCGGATATTAAAATCTTCAAAGATAGCCGGTTCTTGCCCCCGCTGCAAAAGCCCCGGTCGCGCGCTCCGGTCCCAGGGTGGTGTCAAATTATTATCAAAATCACCTACCTCTATTTCCTGCCATTTCTGCTTATCAATGCTATAAAAGAACTGAATCGTCTTCTTTCCTGCTACGATCATTTTTAAATGCACAGGCAGTTGCTGACGCAAAACGGCTGTTTGGTGCACCACCATAGTTTTATCATTGGTACTCCAGACTACAACCTGGTTCCCCTGAGCCGCTATTCCTATCGCCTGATCCGCATCGCCGTATAAAACCAGGCCTTTTGAAGACCTGTTGTAATTCAACACGGTAGTGGACAATTCATAATTATATTGTGCCGGCCTTAGGGTTAAAGCAGTGCCTGATGTATTCCCCGCTACTGCAATTCCGGATAAATGCAATTGCCCCTTTTTTACCTTGATATCCAGCCTGGCATGTCTGAAGTCCCATTGCCAGGCGGCACTCAGTCGCTCAGTATTAAAGTCGTCGGTAAATCCCTTAACTTCCTGTCCTGATATCCATTCAAAGTCTGGCCAGCCGGTGTCTTTGTTCCAGTGTACCCGGCTCAGCATGCCTTCTCTTCCAGTGAACACATCCGATTTTTTATTATACGCATGGAACATATAGTAATCGTCTCCTTTTTGATCGGAAACAATCGTACCATGACCAGTACATTTCCAGTTATCAAAGCCATCCATTACGGGATTGTTTTGATAGCTGGTGTACGGTCCTTTCAGCGACGCAGACCTTGCAACATTTACGTGATAGCTACATTGCACACCACAGCAACCACCGGCAGAATACAATAAATAGTAATAGTCATTTCTTTTAATGATGCATTGACCTTCCAGCCCTTTCCTTTTATCGTCCCGAAGTAACATGAAAGGTTGCCCGATTGTGCTCAATCCATCGGGAGATAATTCATACCCCAATAATTCGATAGGGCGATCGTCCAGGCCATAGGCTTTAAAGCTAAGATACCACCGGTCCTTCTCTTCTGTAATAAACGCATCAATTGCCTCCTTCCCATGTTCCACTACAATACCTCTATCCGTAAATCCCTTTTCAGGATCCTCAGAAGTTGCTACACCGATACAGGATATACCATCCGCTTTCTTCCTCGCAGTATAATAAACATAATAAGTTCCATTTCGGTAGAATAATTCGGGCGCCCAAAATGACGACGATGCCCATTCGGGTGTTTTGTCAAAAATATAGCCTGCCTCTTTCCAATGAATCAGGTCCTCAGATTTGAAAAGCGGATAATGCGGCGCCCACTCCGACGAAGTTCCTGTAGCATAGTAAGTGTTTCCCACGCGGATAACAGAGGGATCGGCAAAGTCTCCCGGAATAACAGGCTTGATCCGGCCGGTATCCTGGTAATATCTTTTACTCAGGTTTTGTTGAAAAATCGTAATGGGCTTTACAGCGAAACATTTACCGGGTGCGCTGATAGCTATCAGGCCTAGCAAAGCAACAACTATTATTTTTTTCATATACTTAAAGTAGTCGCTAAAATAAACATAAACGTGATAACCTATTTAATCCATTGAAACTTGTCCAAAAAGTATCGTGCCGGCACTGCCGCACCTTGCCGCATGAGTCTCGGCTTACCTCTTTCCATAAATATTTTCACTTTGTTGAATACCCCTTTTTCATAGTCAAAACTGTGACCGTCATCTTCAAAAAGCCAGGAAGGCCGGGGCGAAGCCCGATACAAACGGCATACAAGTTCAGACCTGGTTGCTTTATCGATATAGGGCAATGGTTTACAAAGAGGAAGTATGGTTCCCTCCTTTACGAAAAGAGGGATATCACTTAAACCGAAAGACAGTTTGTAGGTGTTACCTCCTTCGTATTTTTGATTGTTATTAAAATTATACCAGATTCCCGCCGGCAAATACACTTCCCGTTCGTCAGCCTCGCGCAACAACGGCGCAGCCAGCAGGTCCTGTCCAATCATGTATTCATCAGCAAGGTTAAAGACTTTATCGTCATTGGGATAATCCATCACCAGGGCTCGGAATACCGGGATGCCTGTCTTATAATAATCATAAAAGGCATTGTATAAATAAGGAATCAGACTCATTCTGAAATTCAACAGTTGCCTGACAATGGCTTCATTTGCACCTGCGTCGGGCAGCAACTGGTTATTATTGTTCTTCGCCTTGTCAAACTGAAGCCAGGGTGGGCTTTGCAGGTACCAGCTATTGTACAAAGTTTGCGCAGATAATATAGCCGTTTGGCTCCTTCTGATCAGCTCTTTAAATGAGCCTGACTCTCTCACTTCGGGCGACCAAAGCAAACCACTAAAACCAGAATTACTGATCATTTCCACATACTCCCGGTGATTGTAAGTGTCGCTATAGAGCACCGATGGATAAGATGACGCCATTGCATTGGAAGATCGTACGTCCAAATAAGTCCTCTGATTTTTTTTCCTGAAAATATCGAAGATTGTCTTCTGATATAATAACCCAAACAACTGGTGCATTTGTTCTCCATCAATGCCGGAAGGAAACTGGGAATGCTCCGGAAAACTCCAACGGGCGTTGCCAAACCGGAGATCGGAGTTATCGCATTCATCCATTTTAAACCCAGACACGCCGATATCTACGAAGTTTTGTTTGTGGTGGGAAGCGAATACATGCCTTGCTTGGGGATCGGCAAAATCCGGAACCAGCCCTCCAAATCCCAAATAGTCACCTGAATAGGGAAAAAGCGACGTATACAGCGGGCTCTCCTTTTTCACAAATGCATGTTCCCAAAGATTGATTTTATACCCCTTCCGGCCTAAAACTTCTATCATTTCCTGTGGACGGGGGAACGCTTCTGTATTCCATACGAATGAACAGGGATAAGCGGCAGTCTGCCAACCCGGTTCCAGCCCTATTACGTCCACTGGTATATTATTATTCCTGAAATAACTGGCTGCTTTTAAAACATCTTTTTCATTAAAATCGGCCTTTACCCTGTATTTTATTCCCAATCCCCACAAAGGAGGTAGGGCTCCTCCCCCCGAAAAAATATTGTAGCGCTGCACTGCGGTCCGCATATCGCGCCCGCTAAATATATAAACTTCTATGCCTTTTACATTGGGTATATCCACCAATACATCGCCCGAGGGCTGCCGGTCGGATCTATAAAGATCATCAACCGATAGTTTAACAGCTGTACTCCGCTTTTCCTGATCGCTATTATTATCTTTCGGACGGTTGCCGCCACAATAAAACGTACAATACCGCGCCGTGTTTACCAGTACGGCATAGCCCCTGTTAGATACATAATAAGGAAGTGGCGCATGCGTGTAACCTAGATTATTTAGCGGATAGTCATTTACTATGGGTACTTTCCGTAAGCCATTTTGGTTGAACGATCCGATTTGCAGGCCAAACCCGTAAAGCTGCTCATTATCTCCAAGTGGAATGGATACTTTAACCCCACGCTCATTTACCGTGATATGAACATCTGACAGGCTAAAAGGTAACCGGCCCTGTGGAAGCATCTGCAACGCACCCGCAGACGGTTTTGATGCTGCAATACTCACCGGAGTAAAAGCGGCCGGGCTACCTGCTGTAATCTTAAAAATTCCCGGGTGCACTTCCTCAATCTGCTGTCCATGAAGGACAATGGACCAGTGAAATAAAACAATATAAAAAAACAAAGTTTTTATACTTCCTACAGTTGGTTTGCTATTTGACATGAGTATTGAATTAAAAGAAACGCTGCATTTCGTTAAGGCTGTAGAGAAACCGAGTAAGGCACTGCATCCATACCGGTGCCGCGTTCTTTATTGGGAACAGCACTCATGTCAAACTCCAAAACGCCCCCATCGGCTATGTCCGCATAAGTAATCCAGTTGCGGTTGTGTACCTTATTATTGAGCTTAGCTGATTGAATATAGACGTTCTGCTCACTGTTATTATTGGCTTTTATGACAAATTGTTTTCCGTTTTCAAGCGTTATTGTAATCTTTTTAAACATAGGACTTCCAATAACGTATTGATCTGTTCCGGGGCAAACAGCGTACAGCCCCATAGCGCTTAGTACATACCAGGAGGAAGTTTCCCCCTGATCTTCGTCCCCCGGGAAGCCGTTGGGTGTTGCATTGTATATTTTACGCATGATGGTACGGAGCTGTCGTTGTGATTTCCAGGGCTGGCCAGAGTAATTATACAAATAGGCTGCGTGCTGCACCGGTTCATTGCCATGTGCATACTGACCCAGCCCCTGTATGACCATTTCTTTCATTTCATGAATTTCCCTGCCGTACGAGCCATACTTCACCGTATTGGGCGCCGTAAAAAGACTGTCCAGTTTTGCATTAAATTTTTGCCGCCCCCCCATTAATTTGATAAGGCCATCTATATCGTGAAAGACCGACCAGGACCATTGCCAGGGGTTGCCTTCGGTAAAGGGATCACCCCATTCTACAGGGTCGAAATCCTTTGGAACCCATTTGCCGTTTTTATCCCGGCCTCTTACAAAACCAACGGAGGAGTCATACACATTTTTATAGTTGAACATCTGGCGCGCGAACACATCTTCATAAAATTTATTGCCCGTAGCCTTCGCCAGATAGTAGGCGCACCAATCGTTATAAGCATACTCTAACGATTTGGCACCACT belongs to Niabella yanshanensis and includes:
- a CDS encoding GH92 family glycosyl hydrolase, whose amino-acid sequence is MKIALKVKAGVLAMLTTLGSTAQNRLPASYVNPFIGASTSTGKAGVYHGLGKTFPGATTPFGMVQVSPNTITGGDNGSGYSYEHESIEGFAMTQMSGVGWFGDLGNFLVMPSSGPLKTSSGKLSDKPGKGYRSAYDKTSEVASAGYYAVHLTDHNIKAEMTAAPHSGMLRFTFPAGQSRIQVDLARRVGGTSTLQYLKVVNNNTVEGWMQCTPDGGGWGNGDGKASYTVYFYAQFSKPITNFGVWSADIPDTASRKREAVESDYYQKWIADARVEKNIGEKKGRHLGFFTEFDAREQEQVVLKTGISFVGIEGAKKNLETEMPGWNFGQVHRNAVQLWNNALNVISVNGATEDQKVVFYTSLYHTMIDPRIVADVDGRYTGGDGKIHRSGRFRKRSIFSGWDVFRSQVPLQTIINPPLVNDLVNSLVTLAAESDSNYLERWELLNAYSGCMLGNPAVVVLADAYVKGIRNYDVQKAYDYAINTVEKFGNGKLGYDPGSIAKTLEYAFADWCLSQIAKGLGKDDASHKYLDRSQAYKNIWDADHHWFRPRRADGSWEPWPSTGRLTDWYGTFETNPYQQGWFVPHDIEGMAQLMGGKEKVLTDLVDFFEKTPKNFMWNSYYNHANEPVHHVPFLFNRLGMPALTQKWTRIICDSAYRNSVEGLVGNEDVGQMSAWFVLASVGIHPVAPGSTRFELTSPLFKSSVIRLPGGKAFSIVAPNNSSSNIYIQKVFLNGKPYNRCYIDYSDIMKGGKLDLVMGDKPHTLRYQ
- a CDS encoding SGNH/GDSL hydrolase family protein — protein: MKIISYLLLCWAILVSFNVKSQEVSLFKKGERVVFVGNSITHGGRYHANIWLYYMTRFPDMPITIVNAGIGGEIAEQMYKRLETDVYAKKPSVIAVTFGMNDTGYFEFLQSDSAQKTKEKLERSYKALQQMEASFNKHPEVKKIIVAGSPYDETSKFGKNNMFPGKANAMLKVALFQEAAAKKSGWGFVDFTRPMTAINLREQAKDSTYTLIGNDRIHPGVDGHLVMAYLFLKAQGLAHTKVADFTVNAAASRVEKQVNCVISNIRSKPGVVQFDYLARSLPFPVDTMSTGEWGAMQRREADALNVIPFNKEMNEEILRVKGLNGSRYMVKIDNYKIGEWSGAQLNAGINMAEIRRTPQYEQAMAIKRLNEERWQIERRFRDYAWMEYDFLMDKGLLMKGDLATVDTIYRHINEGFVRGNLDNYLKARYPEVRQGWQRQMDVLVEQIYRINKPRKHSFYISEVK
- a CDS encoding sialate O-acetylesterase — translated: MTGRQIKKIFAFVTVANCLISNSWAQLKLPAVFADSMVLQQKADAPIWGWTTPGQNVTLTASWSGKKMHTVADNRGRWMIKLATPVAGGPYTISIESKERMVLRDVLVGEVWICSGQSNMEMPVSGWSTDPILNSAAEIAAAKHPSIRMFTVEKEIAFAPKSDLSGNWATCSPATVGAFSATAYFFGRELYNTLKIPVGLIHTSWGGTIAEAWTSETSLRMMKDFDKELDKIDSVNRNRAAIRVADSIQNLTWTRVLTDRGKAYSNNLMNDWKTMQLPGVWENAGLPDVDGIVWFKKVVNIPESWVGKDLKLNLGPIDDRDITYFNGQELDSTMQGFTWAVERHYTIPGKWVRAGENIIAVKVIDDGGTGGIYGTASQMILYPAAGKRDVGIPLSGEWYFKLVATKPQPLFNTWPNQPSVLYNSMIAPLVPFAIKGAIWYQGESNVGRARQYTRLFPLMINDWRKQWGQGTFPFYFVQIAPFKYGGDQVDAAQLRDAQRRSLSLAANTGMAVTLDIGNNNNIHPANKQDVGKRLALWALNNTYNKASLSYSGPLYRNFEKRGNKIVISFTHTYGGLKAGDKGLQGFEVRGADGVWKPAKALIDGDKVIIRADETMKPVGVRYAFYATSVATLFNDKGLPASSFTSDALN
- a CDS encoding sialate O-acetylesterase, whose amino-acid sequence is MKLKFVFVLLFLAGTITTRANVKLPALFQNHMVLQRDKPCTIWGTAANEEKITVTFNNAVFSTTARNGQWKIILPRQPAGGPYTIIIKGNNLIKLSDVLFGDVWICGGQSNMQFSVKESKPQPDTASFNNNLIRLFTVGIGADFVPQQDVKNGAWKIATVKEVNSFTAAGFFFGSYLQQHLKVPIGLISSNLGATAIEEWMSNDAIKAFPQFRPFYNSYILPGKSMKEMTDDFEKIKHSWKKNFYLKDDPGLKEKWYLPETDTENWKTMNQPSHWEDNDLKDYDGSVWFRKTYDSLPRDFMGNTSISLGQVDDYNTCWVNGVQIGEGFGNMNMYTYKIPDSILRPQKNVVVVRVFDAGGKGGMYNMFWNPFLAGSWKYKRGVKIDASIFQKPLVANSYIFGTPTILYNANIAPLTSFSVTGFIWYQGEANTGRAAEYKQLLPAMITDWRKQFNQGALPFLLVQLPNFGKEPPIPEDNDWAELREAQASALRLPKTAMAVTIDIGEADNLHPHNKLEVGNRLAMAAMDIAYRIDSNGTSACYKSMQVKGDSIIIELDKNIECRDKYGYIRGFAMAGADNVFYWAKASVVGPRSIIVYNPLIKSPLNVRYLWSGEPGIIDLYSKGGLPVAPFRTDSLPLKTEYNFYEFLP
- a CDS encoding family 43 glycosylhydrolase, whose protein sequence is MKKIIVVALLGLIAISAPGKCFAVKPITIFQQNLSKRYYQDTGRIKPVIPGDFADPSVIRVGNTYYATGTSSEWAPHYPLFKSEDLIHWKEAGYIFDKTPEWASSSFWAPELFYRNGTYYVYYTARKKADGISCIGVATSEDPEKGFTDRGIVVEHGKEAIDAFITEEKDRWYLSFKAYGLDDRPIELLGYELSPDGLSTIGQPFMLLRDDKRKGLEGQCIIKRNDYYYLLYSAGGCCGVQCSYHVNVARSASLKGPYTSYQNNPVMDGFDNWKCTGHGTIVSDQKGDDYYMFHAYNKKSDVFTGREGMLSRVHWNKDTGWPDFEWISGQEVKGFTDDFNTERLSAAWQWDFRHARLDIKVKKGQLHLSGIAVAGNTSGTALTLRPAQYNYELSTTVLNYNRSSKGLVLYGDADQAIGIAAQGNQVVVWSTNDKTMVVHQTAVLRQQLPVHLKMIVAGKKTIQFFYSIDKQKWQEIEVGDFDNNLTPPWDRSARPGLLQRGQEPAIFEDFNIRYFQE